A genomic window from Pagrus major chromosome 23, Pma_NU_1.0 includes:
- the LOC141019441 gene encoding SEC14-like protein 1 codes for MVQEYQSPVRVYKHPFELIMAAYVRRFPKCPLIPVFVDSEIISENHSKDGSTLVTERRCVIDIDAPRLLKRIAGVDYLYFIQKNTLNRRDRTLRIEVHNETFSSRVVVRECCNYTVHPENEDWTCFEQTASMDIKSFFGFESTAEKIAMKQYASSIKKGKEIIEYYLRELEEEGVTYIPRWTPPVVSGTTRAIPVKGARNGLDSKDTELVVGSPDDKLDADYIRRYLGDLTPLQESCLIRLRQWLQENNKGKIPKDQHVLRFLRARDFNLDKAKEFMCQSLTWRKQHQVDFLLDTWERPQLLQDYYAGGWHHHDKDGRPLYVLRLGQMDTKGLVRALGEEMLLRQVLSLNEEGLRRCEENTRVFGRPISCWTCLVDLEGLNMRHLWRPGVKALLRIIEVVEANYPETLGRLLILRAPRVFPVLWTLVSPLIDENTRKKFLVYAGNDYQGPGGLVDYIDKEIIPDFLGGDCMCDIPEGGMVPKSLYRTAEELESEENRLLTDSIYKSASIFKGAPYEMLVEITEASSVITWDFDVSKGDVIFNIYHSKRAPQPPKKDTLGAHGITSLGAVNTQLIDRNWVLGKDYSMVEKALTCREGESVQGSHITRWPGFYILQWRFHSSPACSASSLPRVDDVLASLQVSSHKCKIMYYTEVLASHDFRGSMTSLESSHSGFSQLSAATTSSSQSHASSTISR; via the exons GCCTATGTGAGGAGGTTCCCAAAGTGCCCCCTGATCCCAGTGTTTGTAGACAGCGAGATCATCAGTGAGAACCACAGCAAGGATGGATCCACACTGGTGACTGAGAGGCGCTGCGTGATCGACATCGATGCCCCGCGGCTTCTTAAGCGG atcGCCGGTGTAGATTACCTGTACTTTATCCAAAAGAACACTCTAAACCGCAGAGACAGGACGCTTCGCATCGAGGTCCACAACGAGACCTTTTCCAGCAGAGTCGTTGTCCGAGAGTGCTGCAACTACACG GTTCATCCAGAGAATGAAGACTGGACGTGCTTTGAACAGACAGCTAGTATGGATATTAAGTCCTTTTTTGGCTTCGAGAGCACAGCAGAGAAGATAGCTATGAAACAATATGCTAGCAGCATTAAGAAG GGTAAAGAAATTATTGAGTACTACCTcagagagctggaggaagaAGGAGTAACTTACATACCTCGTTGGACCCCCCCTGTTGTCTCTGGCACTACCAGAGCAATCCCAGTGAAGGGTGCTAGGAATGGACTGGACAGTAAAGACACAGAGCTGGTGGTCGGCTCTCCTGATG ACAAGCTAGATGCTGACTACATCAGACGTTACCTAGGTGATTTAACTCCTCTGCAGGAGAGCTGTCTTATTCGACTGCGCCAGTGGCTCCAAGAAAACAACAAGGGCAAg ATTCCAAAGGATCAGCATGTGCTACGCTTCCTGAGGGCCAGAGATTTCAACCTTGACAAAGCCAAAGAGTTCATGTGCCAGTCACTCACCTGGAGGAAGCAGCACCAGGTAGATTTCCTGTTGGACACGTGGGAGCGCCCACAACTGCTTCAGGACTATTACGCCGGAGGCTGGCACCACCACGACAAAG aTGGCCGTCCTCTGTATGTCTTGCGTCTGGGGCAAATGGACACGAAGGGCTTGGTACGAGCTTTGGGAGAGGAGATGCTGCTGAGACAG GTCCTGTCTCTCAACGAGGAGGGACTGAGGCGTTGTGAAGAAAACACCAGAGTCTTCGGTCGACCCATCAG CTGCTGGACTTGCCTGGTGGATCTGGAGGGTCTTAATATGCGTCACCTCTGGAGACCAGGTGTGAAGGCTCTGCTGAGAATCATCGAGGTGGTGGAGGCCAACTACCCCGAGACTCTGGGTCGCCTGCTCATACTGAGGGCGCCCAGAGTTTTCCCAGTGCTCTGGACCCTG GTGAGCCCCCTGATTGACGAGAACACCCGTAAGAAGTTCCTGGTTTATGCTGGAAACGACTACCAGGGTCCAGGAGGACTAGTGGACTACATAGACAAAGAAATTATCCCCGACTTCTTGGGAGGGGACTGCATG TGTGACATCCCTGAGGGAGGCATGGTCCCCAAATCTTTGTACAGGACAGCAGAAGAGCTGGAGAGTGAAGAAAACCGCCTTCTAACTGACTCCATCTATAAGAGTGCCAGTATTTTCAAAGGAGCCCCATATGAG ATGCTGGTTGAGATCACTGAGGCCTCCTCCGTCATCACCTGGGACTTTGACGTGTCCAAAGGAGATGTGATTTTCAACATCTACCACTCCAAGAGGGCCCCACAGCCTCCTAAGAAAGACACCCTCGGAGCCCACGGCATCACGTCCCTCGGGGCCGTTAACACCCAGCTGATAGACAGGAACTGGGTGCTGGGAAAGGACTACAGCATGGTGGAGAAAGCGCTCAcctgcagggagggagagagtgtgcAG GGCTCCCACATAACGCGCTGGCCCGGCTTCTACATCCTCCAGTGGCGCTTCCACAGCTCCCCGGCCTGCTCCGCCTCCAGCCTGCCTCGTGTGGATGATGTGCTGGCCTCGCTGCAGGTCTCCTCCCACAAGTGTAAGATCATGTACTACACCGAGGTGCTGGCATCCCATGACTTcag gGGATCCATGACCAGTCTGGAGTCGAGTCATAGTGGTTTCTCTCAGCTCAGCGCTGCCACTACGTCCTCTAGCCAATCACACGCCAGCTCCACCATCTCCAGGTAG